In Paenarthrobacter sp. GOM3, a single window of DNA contains:
- a CDS encoding alpha/beta fold hydrolase, with product MIAQVQGEGLPLVVIHGFGVDHRIMLPLEGALHETGWQRIYIDLPWAAGDSDADTNVASANDVAQGALDDIHEHLGERPFAVIGNSFGGMIARHVAHVLRDRVLGLATLAGVFEPIHQARSLPRRHVVREDLSVLALAGQMRDEYEAMTVVQSEATLEAFARYALPGIRGANQTILERVSSAYGLSVEPEIAHPAPFEAPSLHLFGRQDHITGYEDGWKLRDHYVRGTYAVLDAAGHNAHLERPDLTAALVRDWLARTMASVL from the coding sequence GTGATTGCTCAAGTCCAGGGAGAAGGCCTTCCACTCGTCGTTATCCATGGATTCGGCGTTGATCATCGAATCATGCTGCCGTTGGAGGGCGCCCTCCATGAGACCGGATGGCAGCGAATCTATATCGACCTACCGTGGGCTGCGGGTGATAGTGATGCTGACACAAATGTCGCCAGCGCAAACGACGTCGCACAGGGGGCTCTGGACGATATCCATGAGCATTTAGGGGAGCGGCCTTTCGCAGTGATCGGCAACTCCTTCGGAGGCATGATTGCTCGGCACGTTGCCCATGTGCTTCGAGATCGGGTTCTTGGCCTGGCCACCCTCGCGGGCGTATTCGAGCCGATACATCAGGCTCGAAGCCTTCCCCGCAGGCACGTTGTCCGGGAGGACCTCTCGGTCCTGGCTTTGGCCGGGCAAATGAGGGACGAGTACGAGGCAATGACCGTCGTCCAGAGCGAAGCCACGCTCGAGGCATTCGCCCGATATGCCCTTCCCGGTATACGCGGAGCGAATCAAACTATTCTCGAACGGGTGTCATCGGCGTACGGGCTATCGGTCGAACCCGAGATTGCCCACCCGGCTCCATTCGAGGCACCCTCACTGCACCTTTTCGGGCGACAGGACCACATAACGGGCTATGAGGACGGGTGGAAACTCCGCGACCATTACGTCCGCGGTACCTACGCCGTGCTCGACGCCGCAGGCCATAACGCTCATCTCGAACGTCCGGATCTCACTGCCGCGCTGGTAAGGGACTGGCTCGCACGGACCATGGCGTCTGTCCTGTAG